The Thermoplasmata archaeon DNA window ATCCCTGCTCGATGTCGCGCCCCCTGCGCGACCTGGTCCACGAGGGACTGCTCGACGGTCGTCGGGGCCCGGTCCGGGATGGGGTCCGAAAGCAGCTCGTCTACCGGGTGACCCAGCAGGGCCGGACCCGGCTCGCCCGGGAGACCAAGCGCGTGCCACTGCTGACCGGTGCGATCCCCGCGCCCCCCAACCCGTTCCTCGGCCGCCGGGAGGAGCTCG harbors:
- a CDS encoding MarR family winged helix-turn-helix transcriptional regulator; translation: MGGRSLLPTEILDYVETHAPPADSPYGISQRELAKALGYHPCSMSRPLRDLVHEGLLDGRRGPVRDGVRKQLVYRVTQQGRTRLARETKRVPLLTGAIPAPPNPFLGRREEL